In a genomic window of Labilithrix sp.:
- the lon gene encoding endopeptidase La yields MSQESRSDLETLPILPLRNSVVFPASVVPINVGRARSVRLVEDLLGQDRAVVGIVSQRDSDVDEPGFEDIYEVGTVARVVKVIRLSVANYSVVLHGLSRLKVAGKVGLEPYMRAKVRRVAEDLERDVELDKLGAQLREGTRELLELLPNLPKETAGILENVRESGALADLIASNLTIDNVTVSDKQRVLSTFDPKERVALVLSMVQKQLELLRVKREVSTMVTEEGKNQRELILRQQMKSIREELGETDEDDVEELRERVRVAQLPEDAMKIAKKQLGRLAGMQQQSAEYNVTRTYVEWLSDLPWQKTTQDKLDPADVRRCLDEDHFGLEKVKKRIVEYIAVRKLRADKKGPILCFIGPPGVGKTSLGRSIARSMGRRYHRIALGGVRDEAEIRGHRRTYVGALPGRIIQGLKKVAVKNPVFVLDEIDKMGVDMMGDPAAALLEVLDPAQNNTFQDHYIDTPFDLSQVTFLATANNPDTIPGPLWDRLEVIEVPGYTRKEKHSIAKEFLVPKQLSSHGLTDERLTFETDGIQTIIESYTREAGVRGLEREIGSVCRHVAMRLAEGEDVRLNCNSDFAQIVLGPPKYTPDLAERTSSPGIATGLAWTPSGGDILFIEASKMPGRGEIMVTGNLKAVMQESAHAAMSFVRSRASQLGLDPKFLETIDFHLHVPKGGTPKDGPSAGVTMFSAIASLLLACAVKKEVAMTGEISLRGAVLPVGGIKEKLLAAHRAGIKEVLVPSRNAKDLEEVPKDVLSELKVHLVTRVDEVLPLVLEPPAAGPTDGAPSSASP; encoded by the coding sequence ATGAGCCAGGAATCGCGCTCCGATCTCGAGACACTTCCCATCCTCCCGCTCCGGAACAGCGTCGTGTTCCCCGCGAGCGTCGTCCCGATCAACGTCGGCCGCGCGCGCAGCGTCCGCCTCGTGGAGGACCTCCTCGGTCAGGACCGCGCCGTCGTCGGCATCGTGAGCCAGCGCGACTCGGACGTCGACGAGCCCGGCTTCGAGGACATCTACGAGGTCGGCACCGTCGCCCGCGTCGTGAAGGTCATCCGCCTCAGCGTCGCGAACTACTCCGTCGTCTTGCACGGTCTGTCGCGCCTCAAGGTCGCGGGCAAGGTCGGGCTCGAGCCGTACATGCGCGCGAAGGTCCGGCGCGTCGCGGAGGACCTCGAGCGCGACGTGGAGCTCGACAAGCTCGGCGCGCAGCTCCGCGAAGGCACGCGCGAGCTGCTCGAGCTGCTCCCGAACCTGCCGAAGGAGACGGCGGGCATCCTCGAGAACGTGCGCGAGTCGGGCGCGCTCGCCGACCTCATCGCGTCGAACCTCACGATCGACAACGTCACCGTCTCGGACAAGCAGCGCGTCCTCTCGACCTTCGATCCGAAGGAGCGGGTCGCGCTCGTCCTCTCGATGGTGCAAAAGCAGCTCGAGCTGCTCCGCGTGAAGCGGGAGGTCTCGACGATGGTGACGGAGGAGGGGAAGAACCAGCGCGAGCTGATCCTCCGCCAGCAGATGAAGAGCATCCGCGAGGAGCTCGGCGAGACGGACGAGGACGACGTGGAGGAGCTCCGCGAGCGCGTGCGCGTGGCGCAGCTCCCCGAGGACGCGATGAAGATCGCGAAGAAGCAGCTCGGCCGCCTCGCCGGGATGCAGCAGCAGTCGGCGGAGTACAACGTCACGCGCACGTACGTCGAGTGGCTGTCGGACCTGCCCTGGCAGAAGACGACGCAGGACAAGCTCGATCCCGCCGACGTGCGGCGCTGCCTCGACGAGGACCACTTCGGCCTCGAGAAGGTGAAGAAGCGCATCGTCGAGTACATCGCGGTGCGGAAGCTCCGGGCGGACAAAAAAGGTCCGATCCTCTGCTTCATCGGCCCCCCCGGCGTCGGGAAGACCTCGCTCGGCCGCTCGATCGCGCGCTCGATGGGCCGCCGCTACCACCGCATCGCGCTCGGCGGCGTGCGCGACGAGGCCGAGATCCGCGGCCACCGCCGCACCTACGTCGGCGCGCTGCCGGGGCGCATCATCCAGGGCCTGAAGAAGGTCGCGGTGAAGAACCCGGTCTTCGTCCTCGACGAGATCGACAAGATGGGCGTCGACATGATGGGCGACCCGGCGGCGGCGCTCCTCGAGGTCCTCGATCCGGCGCAGAACAACACGTTCCAGGACCACTACATCGACACGCCGTTCGACCTCTCGCAGGTCACCTTCCTCGCGACCGCGAACAACCCGGACACGATCCCGGGCCCGCTCTGGGACCGCCTCGAGGTCATCGAGGTGCCGGGGTACACGCGGAAGGAGAAGCACTCCATCGCGAAGGAGTTCCTCGTCCCGAAGCAGCTCTCCTCGCACGGGCTCACCGACGAGCGGCTCACCTTCGAGACGGACGGCATCCAGACGATCATCGAGAGCTACACGCGCGAGGCCGGCGTGCGCGGGCTCGAGCGCGAGATCGGGAGCGTGTGCCGTCACGTCGCGATGCGCCTCGCCGAGGGCGAGGACGTGCGGCTCAACTGCAACTCCGACTTCGCGCAGATCGTCCTCGGACCGCCGAAGTACACGCCCGATCTCGCGGAGCGCACGTCGTCGCCCGGCATCGCGACCGGCCTCGCGTGGACGCCCTCCGGCGGCGACATCCTCTTCATCGAGGCGTCGAAGATGCCGGGCCGCGGCGAGATCATGGTCACCGGCAACCTCAAGGCGGTGATGCAGGAGTCGGCCCACGCCGCGATGAGCTTCGTGCGCTCGCGCGCGTCGCAGCTCGGGCTCGATCCGAAGTTCCTCGAGACGATCGATTTCCACCTCCACGTCCCGAAGGGCGGGACGCCGAAGGACGGACCGTCCGCCGGCGTGACGATGTTCTCCGCGATCGCCTCGCTCCTCCTGGCCTGCGCGGTGAAGAAGGAGGTCGCGATGACGGGGGAGATCTCGCTCCGCGGCGCGGTGCTCCCCGTCGGCGGGATCAAGGAGAAGCTCCTCGCCGCGCATCGCGCCGGCATCAAGGAGGTCCTCGTCCCGAGCCGCAACGCGAAGGACCTCGAGGAGGTGCCGAAGGACGTGCTCTCGGAGCTGAAGGTCCACCTCGTCACGCGCGTCGACGAGGTGCTCCCGCTCGTCCTCGAGCCGCCGGCGGCGGGCCCCACCGACGGCGCGCCGTCGTCGGCCTCGCCGTAG
- a CDS encoding esterase-like activity of phytase family protein, protein MRGLPLQRRHFLAGLGLAACTRQNGASAPRRPRAAVELYSVYDLPATDARSRELSGIAWDGATRSLWAVQDESALIVRLAPNADFTRWDFAEMVHVTCGGPVDLEGLVMTKDGFIVASEEGPRVIEISRTGQFVREIVLPERFRDARHNQSLESLTLTPSGRWLFTTTEVALPRDGSVATLEAGTRVRIVRIDRETGEIDEYAYATDPAPYATGDWGVSDLAAVGENELLVLERGWTRYRGNTARIHRVTLDASTSCAAIDALSAATPALTKRLFVDLGQLTFRGLPAPKQPQSSPLMDNYEGLAIGPRLEDGRGSVIVVSDDNAHDNQVARILVLAVRT, encoded by the coding sequence ATGCGTGGGCTCCCGCTCCAGCGCCGGCATTTCCTGGCTGGGCTCGGTCTCGCCGCCTGCACGCGGCAGAACGGGGCCTCGGCGCCGCGCCGCCCCCGCGCCGCGGTCGAGCTGTACTCGGTCTACGATCTGCCCGCGACCGACGCCCGCAGCCGCGAGCTCTCCGGGATCGCGTGGGACGGGGCGACGCGCTCGCTCTGGGCGGTGCAGGACGAGTCGGCGCTCATCGTCCGCCTCGCGCCGAACGCCGACTTCACGCGCTGGGACTTCGCCGAGATGGTCCACGTCACGTGTGGAGGACCGGTCGATCTCGAAGGTCTCGTCATGACGAAGGACGGCTTCATCGTCGCGAGCGAGGAGGGCCCGCGCGTGATCGAGATCTCGCGCACGGGCCAGTTCGTCCGCGAGATCGTGCTGCCGGAGCGCTTCCGCGACGCGCGGCACAACCAGAGCCTCGAGTCGCTCACGCTCACGCCGAGCGGGCGCTGGCTCTTCACCACGACCGAAGTCGCGCTGCCGCGGGACGGCAGCGTCGCGACGCTCGAGGCCGGCACGCGCGTCCGCATCGTGCGGATCGATCGCGAGACCGGCGAGATCGACGAGTACGCCTACGCGACCGATCCCGCGCCCTACGCCACCGGCGACTGGGGCGTCTCGGACCTCGCCGCGGTCGGCGAGAACGAGCTCCTCGTGCTCGAGCGCGGCTGGACGCGGTACCGCGGCAACACCGCGCGCATCCACCGCGTCACGCTCGACGCGAGCACGAGCTGCGCCGCGATCGACGCGCTCTCCGCCGCGACGCCGGCGCTGACGAAGCGGCTCTTCGTCGACCTCGGCCAGCTCACGTTCCGCGGGCTGCCGGCGCCGAAGCAGCCGCAGTCGAGCCCGCTCATGGACAACTACGAGGGGCTCGCGATCGGACCGCGGCTCGAAGACGGTCGCGGATCGGTCATCGTCGTGAGCGACGACAACGCGCACGACAACCAGGTCGCGCGGATCCTCGTGCTCGCCGTGAGGACGTGA
- a CDS encoding nucleotidyltransferase domain-containing protein: MSNTHPMYQGLPASVRARLEEWQKSLEATFGADLVAVLLTGGVARGDYKFGESDVNAIVIVRGAISFERLEAIASATQAARYGARLSPSFIHESELAGACDAFPLLYDEVKRWHIRVFGEDALAKVVVHDTHRRLRIEQELREAVFWLRRAVTDSLGAREAVGGSVLRKIRQVRRPLAALLALRGVEHKADVASVVAAAGAHYGVDVSSLAAPRERPEEAHAALTKLLGHAIEDVDRVSTGPESLRREP, encoded by the coding sequence ATGAGCAACACGCACCCGATGTACCAGGGGCTCCCCGCCAGCGTGCGGGCGCGGCTCGAGGAGTGGCAGAAGAGCCTCGAGGCGACGTTCGGCGCGGACCTCGTCGCGGTGCTGCTCACCGGCGGCGTCGCGCGCGGGGACTACAAGTTCGGCGAGAGCGACGTGAACGCGATCGTGATCGTGCGCGGCGCGATCTCGTTCGAGCGGCTCGAGGCGATCGCGAGCGCGACGCAGGCGGCGCGGTACGGCGCGCGCCTCTCGCCGTCGTTCATCCACGAGTCCGAGCTCGCCGGGGCGTGCGACGCGTTCCCGCTCCTCTACGACGAGGTGAAGCGCTGGCACATCCGCGTCTTCGGGGAGGACGCGCTCGCCAAGGTCGTCGTCCACGACACCCATCGCCGCCTCCGCATCGAGCAGGAGCTGCGCGAGGCCGTGTTCTGGCTCCGCCGCGCCGTCACCGACTCGCTCGGCGCGCGCGAGGCCGTCGGCGGCTCGGTCCTCCGCAAGATCCGCCAGGTCCGCCGCCCGCTCGCGGCGCTCCTCGCGCTGCGCGGGGTCGAGCACAAGGCCGACGTCGCGAGCGTCGTCGCCGCGGCCGGCGCGCACTACGGCGTCGACGTGAGCTCGCTCGCCGCGCCGCGCGAGAGGCCCGAGGAGGCGCACGCCGCGCTCACGAAGCTCCTCGGCCACGCGATCGAGGACGTCGACCGCGTCTCGACCGGCCCCGAGAGCCTGCGCCGCGAGCCCTGA
- the tsaB gene encoding tRNA (adenosine(37)-N6)-threonylcarbamoyltransferase complex dimerization subunit type 1 TsaB, giving the protein MRICAVDTSTALGSVALFDDDVLVLEEARRVSNAHGESLLPMIDRLFAEAGWKPRDVERWCVGLGPGSFTGVRIGVATVKGILLGTGASCVGVSSLDALAALTPDPARTLAAIDAIRGEVYVGLPNREPACLVPDAVAAWADLSGAITFVGEASAKIPDPPGCTVTRLTAGDHALPHARGVALAARARVAIAPDALDPIYVRPPEITVAR; this is encoded by the coding sequence GTGAGGATCTGCGCGGTCGACACGTCGACGGCGCTCGGGTCGGTCGCGCTCTTCGACGACGACGTGCTCGTCCTCGAGGAGGCGCGCCGCGTCTCGAACGCGCACGGCGAGTCGCTGCTCCCGATGATCGATCGCCTCTTCGCGGAGGCGGGCTGGAAGCCGCGCGACGTCGAGCGCTGGTGCGTGGGCCTCGGCCCCGGCTCCTTCACCGGCGTCCGCATCGGCGTCGCGACGGTGAAGGGGATCCTCCTCGGCACCGGCGCGTCGTGCGTCGGCGTCTCCTCCCTCGACGCCCTCGCCGCGCTGACGCCGGACCCCGCGCGCACGCTCGCCGCGATCGACGCGATCCGCGGCGAGGTCTACGTCGGCCTCCCGAACCGCGAGCCCGCCTGCCTCGTCCCCGACGCGGTCGCGGCGTGGGCGGACCTGTCCGGCGCGATCACCTTCGTCGGCGAGGCGAGCGCGAAGATCCCGGACCCGCCGGGCTGCACCGTGACGCGCCTCACCGCCGGCGACCACGCGCTCCCGCACGCCCGCGGCGTCGCGCTCGCCGCCCGCGCCCGCGTCGCGATCGCCCCCGACGCGCTCGACCCGATTTACGTCCGCCCTCCGGAGATTACGGTGGCGCGATGA
- a CDS encoding AAA family ATPase — translation MSQAAPAHQLPVRLAQLARTLESRFLGKDEVIRLLLIAVVAGEHAVLIGPPGTAKSALIRMFARLLQASYFEYLLTRFTEPNEIFGPVDIAAFREGRYQRRIEGMLPASEVVFLDEVFKSNSAILNALLTLLNERRYTSGGVVLKCPLLSCFGASNEVPTDETLTAIFDRFLLRIRSDNLDAYHFQDLLTKGVQHEIMALTDAPVQPIVSAREIQELHRQFAQRMRFTEEFFSQYKGLVFQIRAEGVSLSDRRVVKLLKLFAASAFLDGRAQPDASDFFVLKHIWNNEDQSAILESIVTPVLEAHYRDHPNARRVGAAGIGIEALAGEIDRVRQVLTGGGGLSDVQLFSQLKALNEIKAALGASPDPRAPELIQRVDQLLEAAFRSGRFAQL, via the coding sequence ATGTCGCAGGCCGCTCCTGCTCATCAGCTCCCGGTCCGTCTCGCGCAGCTCGCGCGCACGCTCGAGTCTCGCTTCCTCGGCAAGGACGAGGTCATCCGCCTCCTCCTCATCGCGGTCGTGGCGGGCGAGCACGCGGTGCTCATCGGTCCGCCCGGCACCGCGAAGAGCGCGCTCATCCGCATGTTCGCGCGGCTCCTCCAGGCGAGCTACTTCGAGTACCTCCTCACGCGCTTCACGGAGCCGAACGAGATCTTCGGTCCCGTCGACATCGCCGCGTTCCGCGAGGGCCGCTACCAGCGCCGCATCGAGGGGATGCTCCCGGCGTCGGAGGTCGTGTTCCTCGACGAGGTGTTCAAGTCGAACTCGGCGATCCTGAACGCGCTCCTCACGCTCTTGAACGAGCGCCGCTACACGTCGGGCGGCGTCGTCCTCAAGTGCCCCTTGCTCTCGTGCTTCGGCGCCTCGAACGAGGTCCCGACCGACGAGACGCTGACCGCCATCTTCGACCGCTTCCTCCTCCGCATCCGGTCCGACAACCTCGACGCGTACCACTTCCAGGATCTCCTCACGAAGGGCGTGCAGCACGAGATCATGGCGCTCACCGACGCGCCGGTGCAGCCGATCGTCTCGGCGCGCGAGATCCAGGAGCTCCATCGTCAGTTCGCGCAGCGCATGCGCTTCACGGAGGAGTTCTTCTCGCAGTACAAGGGCCTCGTCTTCCAGATCCGCGCCGAGGGCGTCTCGCTCTCCGACCGCCGCGTCGTGAAGCTCTTGAAGCTCTTCGCCGCGAGCGCGTTCCTCGACGGCCGCGCGCAGCCGGACGCGAGCGACTTCTTCGTCCTGAAGCACATCTGGAACAACGAGGACCAGAGCGCGATCCTCGAGTCGATCGTGACGCCGGTGCTCGAGGCGCACTACCGCGATCACCCGAACGCGCGCCGCGTCGGCGCGGCGGGCATCGGCATCGAGGCGCTCGCGGGCGAGATCGACCGCGTGCGTCAGGTGCTCACCGGCGGCGGCGGCCTCTCCGACGTGCAGCTCTTCTCGCAGCTCAAGGCGCTCAACGAGATCAAGGCCGCGCTCGGCGCGAGCCCGGACCCGCGCGCGCCGGAGCTCATCCAGCGCGTCGACCAGCTCCTCGAAGCCGCCTTCCGCAGCGGCCGCTTCGCGCAGCTGTGA
- a CDS encoding cation:proton antiporter gives MSAIALLMGLLVLSYLGTLLVNLGKTRGLPSGIEFIVLGFAVGPHALGVLELKVIDEFEPLVQVALGWLAFVVGLDFGRVEGRRVKQASTALGIVCALVTGGVVAFAVYYAAPRLALPGIEGQKSRLLLAAGAGAVSAETARYAVEWVQARWGAKGPISRLLVDIGAADDLAPLVAAGAIFALSPAAGIAVTLPASGWFLASFALGAGLGIVTAVLLRGAEGDAVWGAVIGTILLGVGAAARFGLSTIFVTFVMGIALAAASPARTALRHLVRPTERAVLYPMLLLAGARVDVRPLVEHRSLAALVALVLCARIAGKLVSGLLVRASTAVAKPAGPLLGIVLLSSGPVSTACGLAFALRFPGPLGDTLLVAAVASAALGELVSTLSLRALLVEAGEIAPASVAAAPSIPPPPPSVRPPERATHPPPPPPSSTRLPVAAVADELGDPNDEP, from the coding sequence GTGAGCGCGATCGCCCTCCTCATGGGCCTGCTCGTGCTCTCGTACCTCGGCACGCTCCTCGTCAACCTCGGGAAGACGAGGGGGCTGCCCTCCGGGATCGAGTTCATCGTGCTCGGCTTCGCGGTCGGTCCGCACGCGCTCGGCGTGCTGGAGCTGAAGGTGATCGACGAGTTCGAGCCGCTCGTGCAGGTCGCGCTCGGCTGGCTCGCCTTCGTCGTCGGCCTCGACTTCGGTCGCGTCGAGGGCCGTCGCGTGAAGCAGGCGTCGACCGCGCTCGGCATCGTCTGCGCGCTCGTGACCGGCGGCGTCGTCGCGTTCGCGGTCTACTACGCGGCGCCGCGGCTCGCGCTCCCCGGGATCGAGGGCCAGAAGTCGCGCCTCCTCCTCGCGGCGGGCGCGGGCGCGGTGAGCGCGGAGACCGCGCGCTACGCGGTGGAGTGGGTGCAGGCGCGGTGGGGCGCGAAGGGCCCGATCTCGCGGCTCCTCGTCGACATCGGCGCGGCGGACGACCTCGCGCCGCTCGTCGCCGCGGGCGCGATCTTCGCGCTCTCGCCCGCGGCGGGGATCGCGGTGACGCTGCCGGCGTCGGGCTGGTTCCTCGCGAGCTTCGCCCTTGGCGCGGGTCTCGGCATCGTCACGGCGGTGCTCCTCCGCGGCGCGGAGGGCGACGCGGTGTGGGGCGCCGTCATCGGCACGATCCTGCTCGGCGTGGGGGCCGCGGCGCGTTTCGGGTTATCAACCATTTTCGTGACATTCGTGATGGGGATCGCGCTCGCGGCCGCGTCGCCGGCGCGGACCGCGCTCCGGCACCTGGTGCGCCCTACCGAGCGCGCGGTGCTCTACCCGATGCTGCTCCTCGCGGGCGCGCGCGTCGACGTGCGGCCGCTCGTCGAGCACCGATCGCTCGCGGCGCTCGTGGCGCTCGTGCTCTGCGCGCGGATCGCGGGCAAGCTCGTGTCGGGCCTCCTCGTCCGCGCGTCGACGGCGGTCGCGAAGCCGGCGGGGCCGCTCCTCGGGATCGTGCTCCTCTCGTCGGGGCCGGTGTCGACCGCGTGCGGGCTGGCCTTCGCGCTTCGGTTCCCGGGCCCGCTCGGCGACACGCTCCTCGTCGCCGCGGTCGCCTCGGCCGCGCTCGGCGAGCTGGTGTCGACGCTCTCGCTCCGCGCGCTCCTCGTCGAGGCGGGGGAGATCGCGCCGGCGTCGGTCGCGGCCGCGCCGTCGATCCCGCCGCCGCCCCCGTCGGTGCGCCCGCCGGAGCGCGCGACGCACCCGCCGCCTCCGCCTCCGTCCTCGACCCGTCTTCCCGTCGCCGCGGTCGCGGACGAACTGGGGGACCCCAACGACGAACCCTGA
- a CDS encoding mechanosensitive ion channel has protein sequence MRRSYHVVQTCVRLIAVVVALLAFPAWALASADEVADAGAIAAPSASVAPGAASTDVRVRDKVVFTFQAAHGGRTPVQRAKEAQAAFDTLLAHPEQLGDSRFEETKEGTAVVYVGATPVLTLVREDAQASDESLHVLAGRVTAKVADAVSSERQRSAIATTVFSVSLLVFSALVAFWLLGRASELAERLRTWMADNPERLAAIRLGKIEVVSAGATRGGSSIALTLGYRLIQIAIAYAWLIFGLSLFESTRGYTERLTGAILSPVYALATRIGTALPVAILAGIAMLAVSVLVRFVGLFFDSVTRGDTRIAWLPRELARPTSTLLRIGIVIAALVFASPLITGSGDGSLARVGLVALLAIALAATPLLASAAAGTIVIFGRRVKKGELVEFGGRSGRVAEVRLFDVRLEDAAQSDISVPHVLALIHPTRIHRHPPLAAVDVVVDPAASQADVEQALLDAARSISSRGRVELVYLDSAGAHWRVHSATHRGDLTLGRAVQDALAKLGIGLGRKTGP, from the coding sequence ATGCGCCGCTCTTACCATGTCGTCCAGACGTGCGTGCGGCTCATCGCGGTCGTCGTCGCCCTCCTCGCGTTCCCGGCGTGGGCCCTCGCGAGCGCCGACGAGGTCGCGGACGCGGGTGCGATCGCGGCGCCGTCGGCCTCCGTCGCGCCCGGCGCGGCGTCGACCGACGTGCGCGTGCGCGACAAGGTCGTCTTCACGTTCCAGGCGGCGCACGGCGGGCGCACGCCGGTGCAGCGCGCGAAGGAGGCGCAGGCCGCGTTCGACACGCTGCTCGCGCACCCCGAGCAGCTCGGCGACTCGCGCTTCGAGGAGACGAAGGAGGGGACCGCGGTCGTCTACGTCGGCGCGACGCCGGTGCTGACGCTCGTGCGCGAGGACGCGCAGGCGAGCGACGAGTCGCTCCACGTCCTCGCCGGCCGCGTCACGGCGAAGGTCGCCGACGCGGTGTCGAGCGAGCGGCAGCGGAGCGCGATCGCTACGACGGTCTTCAGCGTCTCGCTCCTCGTCTTCTCGGCGCTCGTCGCGTTCTGGCTCTTGGGGCGCGCGTCGGAGCTCGCGGAGCGGCTCCGCACCTGGATGGCCGACAACCCGGAGCGGCTCGCCGCGATCCGCCTCGGCAAGATCGAGGTCGTGAGCGCGGGCGCGACGCGCGGCGGCTCGTCGATCGCGCTTACGCTCGGCTATCGCCTCATCCAGATCGCGATCGCGTACGCGTGGCTCATCTTCGGCCTCTCGCTCTTCGAGTCGACGCGCGGGTACACCGAGCGCCTCACCGGCGCGATCCTCTCGCCGGTCTACGCCCTCGCCACCCGCATCGGCACCGCGCTGCCGGTCGCGATCCTCGCCGGCATCGCGATGCTCGCGGTGAGCGTCCTCGTCCGCTTCGTCGGCCTCTTCTTCGACAGCGTCACCCGCGGCGACACGCGGATCGCGTGGCTCCCGCGCGAGCTCGCGCGCCCGACGAGCACGCTCCTCCGCATCGGCATCGTCATCGCCGCGCTCGTGTTCGCCTCGCCGCTCATCACCGGCTCCGGCGACGGATCGCTCGCGCGGGTCGGTCTGGTCGCGCTCCTCGCGATCGCCCTCGCCGCGACGCCGCTCCTCGCGTCCGCGGCGGCGGGGACGATCGTGATCTTCGGGCGCCGCGTGAAGAAGGGCGAGCTCGTCGAGTTCGGCGGCCGCTCCGGCCGCGTCGCCGAGGTCCGCCTCTTCGACGTTCGTCTCGAGGACGCGGCCCAGTCCGACATCAGCGTCCCGCACGTCCTCGCGCTCATCCACCCGACGCGCATCCATCGCCATCCGCCGCTCGCCGCGGTCGACGTCGTCGTCGACCCCGCCGCGTCGCAGGCCGACGTCGAGCAGGCGCTCCTCGACGCCGCGCGCAGCATCAGCTCGCGCGGCCGGGTCGAGCTCGTGTACCTCGACTCCGCCGGCGCGCACTGGCGCGTGCACAGCGCGACCCATCGCGGCGACCTCACGCTCGGGAGGGCGGTCCAGGACGCGCTCGCGAAGCTCGGGATCGGGCTCGGGAGGAAGACGGGACCGTGA
- a CDS encoding alkaline phosphatase D family protein, translating into MRGGRGYHIGRRDLLLGALATGCAPRSPQIPASDAPRTLWGVQVGDVTATSAVVWSRADRPSRLVVEIGEAGAAGDRFTPLHTVHGSEATAATDFTAKALVRGLAPGVPVRFRARMDGSEWSYGSFRPAPTTATALRFAWSGDTNGQGWGTDPARGGMPAYAALHRMQPDLFIHCGDTIYADDPIPRSIALPDGTSWNNVVDPGKTKVAETLDDYRAAHRYPRGCAEFRACSADVPLVAIWDDHEVRDNWFPGEVLADERYGERRVDVLSAHARRAMFEYLPTALRPADPMYRVLRYGPLADVFLLDGRSHRSPNEPPPAAGALLGPAQEAWLVESLATSRARWKIVACDMPIGLQIGDRGAALPWVADGWGNDEGGPPREREVELARILSALKARGVKNVVWLAADVHYAAAHRFDPVRAIYKDFDPFWELVAGPMHATAFGRKNLDLTFGPELAWCSMDWEARGSPADGRQFFGVIDVDPRDPNLQVRWFDAFGRELHRLAIPAA; encoded by the coding sequence ATGCGCGGCGGTCGAGGGTACCATATCGGCCGGCGCGACCTCCTCCTCGGTGCGCTCGCGACCGGCTGCGCGCCGCGAAGCCCGCAAATCCCTGCGTCCGACGCGCCGCGCACGCTCTGGGGCGTCCAGGTCGGCGACGTCACCGCGACGAGCGCGGTGGTCTGGTCGCGCGCGGACCGTCCGTCCCGGCTCGTCGTCGAGATCGGCGAGGCCGGGGCCGCGGGCGATCGGTTCACGCCGCTCCATACCGTGCACGGCAGCGAAGCGACGGCGGCGACCGACTTCACCGCGAAGGCGCTCGTGCGCGGCCTGGCGCCGGGCGTGCCGGTTCGTTTTCGCGCGCGCATGGATGGCTCGGAGTGGAGCTACGGGAGCTTCCGCCCCGCGCCGACGACGGCGACCGCGCTCCGCTTCGCGTGGTCGGGCGACACGAACGGCCAGGGTTGGGGGACCGATCCCGCGCGCGGCGGCATGCCGGCGTACGCCGCGCTCCACCGGATGCAGCCCGATCTCTTCATCCACTGCGGCGACACGATCTACGCCGACGACCCGATCCCAAGGTCGATCGCCCTCCCCGACGGGACGAGCTGGAACAACGTCGTCGATCCCGGCAAGACGAAGGTGGCGGAGACGCTCGACGACTACCGCGCCGCGCATCGCTACCCGCGCGGCTGCGCGGAGTTTCGCGCCTGCTCCGCCGACGTGCCGCTCGTCGCGATCTGGGACGACCACGAGGTGCGCGACAACTGGTTCCCGGGCGAGGTGCTCGCCGACGAGCGCTACGGCGAGCGCCGCGTCGACGTGCTCTCCGCGCACGCGCGCCGCGCGATGTTCGAGTACCTCCCGACCGCGCTCCGCCCCGCCGACCCGATGTACCGCGTCCTCCGCTACGGACCGCTCGCGGACGTCTTCCTCCTCGACGGCCGCTCGCACCGCTCGCCGAACGAGCCGCCGCCCGCCGCCGGCGCGCTGCTCGGTCCGGCGCAAGAGGCGTGGCTCGTGGAGTCGCTCGCGACCTCGCGCGCGCGCTGGAAGATCGTCGCGTGCGACATGCCGATCGGACTCCAGATCGGCGACCGCGGCGCGGCGCTGCCGTGGGTCGCCGACGGCTGGGGCAACGACGAAGGTGGGCCGCCGCGCGAGCGCGAGGTCGAGCTCGCGCGCATCCTCTCCGCTTTGAAGGCGCGCGGCGTGAAGAACGTCGTGTGGCTCGCGGCCGACGTCCACTACGCCGCCGCGCACCGCTTCGATCCGGTGCGTGCGATCTACAAGGACTTCGATCCGTTCTGGGAGCTCGTCGCCGGGCCGATGCACGCGACCGCGTTCGGGCGAAAGAACCTCGATCTCACGTTCGGGCCCGAGCTCGCGTGGTGCAGCATGGACTGGGAGGCGCGCGGCTCGCCCGCCGACGGGCGCCAGTTCTTCGGCGTCATCGACGTCGATCCGCGCGACCCCAACCTCCAGGTCCGCTGGTTCGACGCCTTCGGGCGCGAGCTCCACCGGCTCGCGATCCCGGCGGCATGA